The Salinibacterium sp. M195 genome includes a window with the following:
- a CDS encoding ABC transporter substrate-binding protein, with amino-acid sequence MANRIARAGGALVLVSALALSACSTGASTDGGTDAAACMPSDGPVTLSFTTWLPGMEEAVAIWNDKNPDIQVEVQTGPNGNGGTYNNFFNQIEAGNAPDLGQIEYDALPNFRVQDGVVNIADCAGVLDAQDQFIDWTWSQVTFGEEDAVYAVPQDTGPEGLFYRADLFENAGIAIPTTWAEFEEAAKAVRAEGGYITNFSQSDINAFAGLVWQADGQWFKNDGEAWDVTLDSPESIMVAEYWQNLIDQDLVAVLPPWTDEWNNGYNSGDVWSWVSAVWGANTITSGAPDTAGNWAVAQMPQWNEGESAAGNWGGSSTAVLKGSEHPYEAAQFALWLNTDPDALSSMNKTANIYPATKTGGDLPAFSEGLDFYGGQNIYDVFAAAGAEVNPNFTWGPTMTQTYTDVADGFSAAISGSGTLSEALTDGQQKTIDAMKAAAIAVNE; translated from the coding sequence ATGGCTAATCGCATAGCTCGCGCTGGAGGAGCATTGGTGCTCGTCTCCGCGCTCGCACTCTCAGCATGCTCAACCGGCGCAAGCACAGACGGTGGCACTGACGCCGCTGCGTGCATGCCCTCAGATGGACCCGTCACTCTGAGCTTCACCACCTGGCTGCCCGGCATGGAAGAAGCCGTCGCCATCTGGAACGACAAGAACCCCGACATCCAAGTTGAGGTTCAGACCGGACCGAATGGTAACGGCGGAACGTACAACAACTTCTTCAACCAGATCGAAGCAGGCAATGCGCCCGACCTAGGCCAGATTGAGTACGACGCGCTGCCCAACTTCCGCGTGCAAGACGGCGTTGTCAACATCGCCGACTGTGCCGGAGTTCTGGATGCTCAGGACCAGTTCATCGACTGGACCTGGAGCCAGGTCACGTTCGGTGAAGAAGACGCTGTGTACGCAGTACCGCAGGACACCGGCCCCGAGGGGCTGTTCTACCGCGCTGACCTGTTCGAGAACGCAGGAATTGCGATCCCGACCACGTGGGCAGAGTTCGAAGAGGCAGCCAAGGCTGTTCGCGCAGAGGGCGGCTACATCACCAACTTCTCGCAGAGCGACATCAACGCCTTCGCCGGTCTCGTCTGGCAGGCCGACGGCCAGTGGTTCAAGAATGATGGTGAAGCGTGGGATGTAACCCTCGACTCGCCCGAATCGATCATGGTTGCCGAGTACTGGCAGAATCTGATTGACCAGGACCTCGTTGCTGTACTTCCGCCGTGGACCGACGAGTGGAACAACGGCTACAACTCGGGCGACGTGTGGAGCTGGGTTTCTGCAGTCTGGGGAGCAAACACCATCACGAGTGGCGCTCCGGACACCGCGGGAAACTGGGCTGTAGCTCAGATGCCGCAGTGGAACGAAGGCGAATCAGCTGCAGGTAACTGGGGCGGATCGAGCACCGCAGTTCTCAAGGGAAGCGAACACCCCTACGAGGCTGCACAGTTCGCACTCTGGTTGAACACTGACCCCGACGCGCTGTCGAGCATGAACAAGACGGCAAACATTTACCCGGCAACGAAGACTGGTGGCGACCTGCCCGCATTCTCCGAGGGCCTGGACTTCTACGGCGGACAGAACATTTACGATGTGTTCGCTGCTGCCGGCGCCGAGGTCAACCCCAACTTCACGTGGGGCCCGACCATGACGCAGACCTACACGGATGTTGCCGACGGATTCTCCGCCGCAATCTCTGGTTCAGGCACCCTTTCGGAGGCCTTGACCGATGGTCAGCAGAAGACAATCGACGCCATGAAGGCTGCCGCGATTGCTGTCAACGAATAG
- a CDS encoding alpha-galactosidase, producing MLSTNSSNDIVHLRAAGASFVLDTRGTGVPSITHWGADLGELDREQLAELADSRERAIGPSSIDEPFRLSIVPLLAEGWSGLPGLEGRHDRRADSSGGRVRRPALQTESIEHPQPGRVSITLIDADADADADADSAALRLTIDFELTAAGVLRSRSRITNMATETFELSSLATILPLAPVARERLDFSGIWAAERSPQRSALDYGTWLRESRHGRRGHDDSYVMVAGTPGFGFRHGEVWALHLGTSGDTRIWIDRTALGFTTMGAAELLAPGEVRLATGESHETPWAYAAWSEAGLDGVSYRFHEWFRGLPAHPSTPRPLTLNTWEAVYFDHNFEQLAALADAAADVGVERFVLDDGWMANRTDDKRALGDWTVDAGSWPEGLAPLVDRVTASGMQFGLWVEPEMVSLDSELAREHPEWILRDDERPLPKSWRNQYVLDLDNPAARQHVREAIAALLDEYAISYLKWDMNRDLLGGSVHRHVAATYRLMDELRERYPHVEIESCASGGARVDAGVLERVQRVWPSDTNDAHDRFSIMRWTNLLVPFEYLGSHVGSSPAHTSGRSLSLGFRLATALMGHSGIEWDLTATTDDERDALRVWAGVYRELRDLIHTGRVVRSEIDAEPIVTGIVADDDTGSVSDAVFWVTNLTTPTDSVPTARRLPGLDPHRTYRISPVDVGAAAATYPGTAPAWWQAGELTLSGAVLGAVGLHLPILHPDEALVLRVTAVDDLDSSGAL from the coding sequence TTGCTGTCAACGAATAGCTCGAACGACATAGTTCACCTCCGTGCCGCGGGTGCCAGCTTCGTGCTGGACACCCGCGGCACGGGCGTGCCGTCGATCACGCACTGGGGTGCAGACCTCGGAGAACTCGACCGCGAACAACTCGCGGAGCTCGCAGATTCGCGGGAGCGTGCCATCGGGCCCAGTTCGATCGACGAACCCTTTCGGCTGAGCATCGTTCCCTTGCTCGCCGAGGGCTGGAGTGGTCTGCCCGGGCTTGAGGGTCGCCATGATCGCCGCGCTGATTCCTCCGGTGGGCGAGTGCGCCGGCCGGCGTTGCAGACCGAAAGCATCGAGCATCCGCAGCCTGGCCGGGTCTCGATAACGCTCATTGATGCGGATGCGGATGCGGATGCGGATGCGGATTCCGCAGCACTGCGCCTCACTATCGACTTCGAGCTGACAGCCGCTGGTGTGCTGCGCAGCCGCTCGCGAATCACCAATATGGCCACCGAGACTTTCGAGCTTTCGTCGTTGGCAACCATTCTTCCGCTTGCGCCGGTGGCGCGCGAGCGACTCGACTTCAGCGGAATCTGGGCGGCTGAACGAAGCCCGCAACGGTCCGCCCTTGACTACGGCACGTGGCTGCGCGAATCGCGCCACGGCCGCCGCGGTCACGATGACTCCTATGTCATGGTGGCGGGTACACCCGGCTTTGGCTTCCGCCACGGGGAGGTATGGGCCCTGCATCTGGGCACGAGCGGCGACACTCGCATCTGGATAGATCGAACGGCGCTCGGCTTCACGACGATGGGTGCCGCCGAACTTCTCGCGCCCGGTGAAGTGCGTTTGGCAACTGGCGAGTCCCACGAAACGCCATGGGCTTATGCCGCCTGGTCGGAAGCGGGCCTCGACGGAGTGAGTTATCGCTTCCACGAGTGGTTTCGTGGCCTTCCGGCACACCCCTCCACACCGCGACCGCTCACTCTCAATACGTGGGAGGCCGTCTACTTCGATCATAATTTTGAGCAACTAGCGGCGCTCGCCGATGCCGCAGCTGACGTTGGTGTTGAACGCTTCGTGCTTGATGACGGCTGGATGGCAAATCGCACCGACGACAAGCGGGCCCTCGGCGATTGGACTGTTGACGCCGGCTCGTGGCCAGAAGGGCTAGCTCCGCTCGTCGACCGCGTCACGGCCAGCGGGATGCAATTCGGGTTGTGGGTGGAGCCTGAGATGGTGTCTCTCGACTCCGAACTGGCGCGCGAGCATCCGGAATGGATTCTGCGCGACGATGAGCGCCCGCTTCCGAAGTCGTGGCGCAACCAATACGTGCTCGACCTCGACAACCCGGCCGCCCGGCAACATGTGCGGGAGGCAATTGCCGCGTTGCTCGATGAATACGCCATCAGCTACCTCAAATGGGACATGAACCGCGACCTTCTCGGCGGCTCGGTTCACCGTCACGTTGCGGCGACCTATCGTCTGATGGATGAGTTGCGCGAGCGCTACCCGCACGTCGAAATCGAATCGTGCGCTTCGGGTGGCGCGCGTGTGGATGCCGGAGTCCTTGAGCGCGTTCAGCGCGTGTGGCCCTCCGACACCAATGATGCGCACGACCGATTCTCAATCATGCGCTGGACGAATCTTCTCGTGCCGTTCGAATACTTGGGCTCGCACGTCGGCTCATCGCCCGCGCACACGTCAGGACGTTCCCTGTCGCTGGGCTTCCGGCTAGCGACAGCGCTCATGGGGCATTCGGGCATCGAGTGGGACCTCACGGCAACAACCGACGACGAGCGCGATGCGCTGCGTGTGTGGGCTGGCGTCTATCGTGAGCTTCGCGACCTCATTCACACGGGTCGGGTCGTTCGCAGCGAAATCGACGCCGAGCCCATTGTCACGGGGATCGTGGCGGATGACGACACTGGTTCGGTATCCGATGCTGTCTTCTGGGTGACAAACCTCACTACCCCGACCGATTCAGTTCCGACTGCCCGGCGTTTGCCTGGGCTTGACCCGCACCGCACGTATCGCATCAGCCCCGTAGATGTGGGCGCGGCAGCGGCAACCTACCCGGGCACAGCGCCAGCATGGTGGCAGGCAGGCGAGCTCACGCTGTCGGGCGCAGTGCTTGGGGCGGTGGGGTTACATTTGCCGATTTTGCACCCCGATGAGGCGCTCGTTCTGCGAGTCACCGCGGTTGACGACCTCGATTCGAGCGGCGCACTCTAA
- a CDS encoding pirin family protein: protein MSNPEKNPAEVLCETQQGAGVQLLTPREVPLGGPRAMNVRRTLPQRSRSLIGGWCFIDHYGPETTRMHVPPHPHTGLQTVSWLFAGDIEHRDSVGSLATVRPGELNLMTAGHGISHSEVSPSEPTLLHGAQLWVALPDAHRNTAPAFENYAPTPFEHQGAALSVFIGELAGVSSPARVFSPLLGAQLDVPAGTSITLTLDASFEHGVLVDTGDVTIANVATPTDHLAYLAPGLTELTITATTDARLLLLGGEPLGESIIMWWNFIGRSHDEIVEYRAQWQADVIDGGNPAGRFGTVANFDGHPLPAPELPTIRLKPRD from the coding sequence GTGAGCAACCCTGAGAAGAACCCGGCCGAAGTGCTGTGTGAAACGCAGCAGGGAGCTGGCGTGCAGTTGCTCACGCCGCGCGAGGTTCCCCTCGGTGGTCCGCGGGCAATGAACGTGCGGCGCACTCTGCCGCAGCGTTCCCGCTCACTCATCGGCGGCTGGTGTTTCATCGATCACTACGGACCAGAGACGACGCGGATGCACGTGCCCCCGCATCCGCATACCGGCCTGCAAACCGTCAGTTGGCTTTTTGCCGGCGACATCGAGCACCGCGATAGCGTCGGCAGTCTCGCGACCGTGCGGCCCGGCGAGTTGAATCTCATGACGGCCGGTCACGGCATCTCGCACTCCGAGGTCTCTCCCTCCGAGCCGACGCTTCTGCACGGCGCGCAGCTCTGGGTTGCCCTGCCTGATGCGCATCGCAACACCGCTCCCGCATTCGAGAACTATGCGCCAACACCCTTCGAGCATCAGGGCGCCGCTCTCAGCGTCTTCATCGGTGAGCTGGCCGGCGTCTCGTCGCCAGCCCGCGTCTTCTCGCCGCTTCTTGGCGCCCAGCTCGACGTTCCCGCCGGCACAAGCATCACGCTCACTCTCGACGCCAGCTTCGAACATGGCGTGCTCGTGGATACCGGAGACGTGACAATCGCGAACGTCGCGACCCCGACAGATCACCTCGCCTACCTCGCCCCCGGCCTTACCGAACTCACGATCACCGCGACGACGGATGCCCGGCTCCTGCTGCTCGGAGGCGAGCCGCTCGGCGAATCCATCATCATGTGGTGGAACTTCATCGGGCGCAGTCACGACGAGATTGTGGAGTACCGCGCGCAGTGGCAGGCCGACGTAATTGACGGCGGCAACCCCGCCGGACGTTTCGGCACCGTGGCCAACTTTGACGGGCATCCGCTGCCTGCGCCCGAGCTGCCCACGATCAGGCTGAAGCCGCGCGACTAG
- a CDS encoding peptidase C39 family protein — MDTSTPAQPAAAESAAAGPAAAGSAADSDASAADAVVELSPAELPAHLIEALGTERAAEWQRDRTPYNPRVWMLDSPTGSAATLTSGRPNTRYTKLVDLWADSDAAAQALLGTLIEASAERGDAALKWQLPLDSDLPAFAVDLGFTALRDPISSADGTQGVRGFVLWHGGWSHEQLRYYGQTTLFTCGAVAAMTALSHLGLEPFADTEDEDARERELAFWRSATNFPACEPLGLAVAVHDVIAQSASAIRLELHLDTTAPTLLETYEGEERIFREQLQEQSRAEAVSRGIQQHTAPLSIEQITERVASGELAILLIEEEPMHDASTPHWVVAHAVDGDTVLLNDPWITAEQGETWVDSHDLPVSIAVLDQMVAFGDPTYRGVIFVAR, encoded by the coding sequence GTGGACACCTCCACTCCTGCCCAGCCCGCTGCCGCCGAATCCGCTGCCGCCGGTCCTGCTGCCGCCGGTTCTGCTGCCGACTCTGACGCGAGCGCCGCTGACGCCGTCGTTGAGCTTTCTCCAGCCGAGCTTCCCGCGCACCTCATAGAGGCTCTCGGCACTGAGCGCGCTGCTGAATGGCAACGCGACCGCACGCCCTATAACCCTCGGGTGTGGATGCTCGACTCCCCCACCGGCAGCGCAGCGACGCTCACCTCCGGTCGCCCCAATACGCGCTACACGAAGCTCGTAGATCTCTGGGCTGACAGTGACGCTGCAGCTCAGGCTCTTCTCGGCACACTAATCGAGGCCTCCGCGGAGCGCGGCGACGCTGCCCTCAAGTGGCAGCTCCCGCTCGATTCCGACCTCCCCGCCTTCGCTGTCGATCTCGGGTTCACCGCACTGCGCGACCCCATCTCCTCTGCCGATGGCACGCAAGGCGTTCGCGGTTTCGTGCTGTGGCACGGCGGCTGGTCGCACGAGCAACTGCGCTACTACGGCCAGACCACACTGTTCACGTGTGGAGCGGTCGCCGCGATGACCGCCCTCAGCCACCTGGGCCTTGAGCCCTTCGCTGACACCGAAGATGAGGATGCCCGCGAGCGCGAACTCGCTTTCTGGCGTTCGGCCACCAACTTTCCGGCCTGTGAGCCGTTGGGTCTCGCGGTGGCCGTGCACGACGTGATTGCGCAGTCGGCGTCGGCTATCCGTCTCGAGCTGCACCTCGATACGACTGCGCCGACGCTACTGGAAACTTACGAGGGCGAAGAGCGCATATTCCGCGAGCAGCTGCAGGAGCAGTCTCGAGCCGAAGCGGTGAGCCGCGGCATCCAGCAGCACACTGCCCCGTTGTCGATCGAGCAGATCACTGAGCGCGTTGCCAGTGGCGAATTGGCGATCCTGTTGATCGAAGAAGAGCCCATGCACGATGCCTCGACTCCGCACTGGGTCGTGGCACACGCCGTGGATGGCGACACTGTTCTGCTCAACGATCCGTGGATCACGGCCGAGCAGGGTGAGACCTGGGTCGACTCCCACGATCTCCCCGTCTCGATCGCGGTGCTCGACCAGATGGTGGCGTTCGGTGACCCCACTTATCGCGGGGTAATTTTTGTGGCACGCTAG
- a CDS encoding ABC transporter ATP-binding protein — MTDTDVANTAAANSAAADSRSPNATAQVSVAGLTIDGPAGVVVAPFDFSIAPGETLALIGESGSGKTLSAKAIAGLLPAGFSARGTIALSSATIELPSTDAVWRATRGRRISLLLQDPFTSLSPVHRCGAQIGMTIDAAAGRRLSRDERTALITQSLAEVNLPADVARAYPHELSGGMRQRVAIAAALATDPELLIADEPTTALDASNQGEILDLLRGLQEKRGMAALLISHDLGMVRGRAEHVLVMRHGEIVERGVTSSVLNAPSHPYTRALIDADPSLTDRSARVVRAASGAGARDAAAAAAASAEGAGVTPNSTTGDLVVATDITKSFGDKSVLHEVSVTVGRGETVGIVGESGSGKTTIARCIAGLEHETSGVIEFDGVALAPGRATRTPKQMQIVFQDPYSSLNPMISVGRSLKLALRVAGRPASDLNGLLQLVELPTDFASKRPAELSGGQRQRVAIARALAVQPQLLICDESVSALDVSVQKQILDLLAKLRFELGLSILFISHDLAVVRQLADRVYVLRHGDVVESGLCHDVLNAPTHPYTQALVAASIHEAPTH; from the coding sequence ATGACCGACACCGACGTTGCGAACACCGCTGCCGCGAACTCCGCTGCTGCAGACAGCCGTAGCCCTAATGCGACCGCCCAAGTGTCCGTCGCGGGGCTGACGATCGATGGTCCAGCTGGCGTGGTTGTCGCGCCCTTCGACTTCTCCATCGCGCCGGGCGAAACCCTCGCCCTCATCGGCGAATCGGGCTCGGGCAAGACCCTCTCAGCCAAAGCCATCGCCGGACTCTTGCCTGCCGGCTTCAGCGCGCGCGGCACCATTGCGCTGTCGAGTGCCACAATCGAGCTGCCGTCAACGGATGCCGTGTGGCGAGCCACTCGGGGCCGCCGAATTTCGCTCCTGCTGCAAGACCCTTTCACGAGCTTGAGCCCCGTACACCGCTGCGGCGCCCAGATCGGGATGACGATCGATGCGGCCGCCGGCCGTCGCCTCAGCCGCGACGAGCGCACCGCCCTGATCACCCAGAGCCTTGCCGAAGTGAACCTGCCCGCAGATGTCGCCCGCGCCTACCCGCACGAACTGTCCGGCGGAATGCGCCAACGGGTTGCGATCGCTGCGGCCCTCGCCACCGACCCAGAACTGCTCATTGCTGACGAGCCAACCACGGCTCTCGACGCGAGCAACCAGGGCGAGATTCTCGACCTGCTTCGCGGCCTGCAAGAAAAGCGCGGCATGGCTGCCCTGCTCATTTCGCACGACCTCGGCATGGTGCGCGGGCGTGCGGAGCACGTGCTCGTGATGCGCCACGGCGAGATCGTTGAGCGCGGTGTCACGAGCTCCGTGCTCAATGCGCCAAGCCATCCGTACACTCGGGCGCTGATCGACGCCGACCCCTCGCTCACCGATCGCTCGGCTCGGGTCGTGCGGGCGGCGTCCGGCGCTGGCGCTCGCGACGCGGCTGCTGCTGCTGCTGCTAGCGCCGAAGGTGCCGGTGTTACGCCCAACAGCACGACCGGTGACCTCGTTGTCGCGACCGACATCACCAAGAGTTTTGGCGACAAAAGCGTGCTGCACGAAGTGAGCGTCACGGTGGGCCGGGGCGAAACTGTGGGCATCGTCGGCGAGAGCGGTTCGGGCAAGACCACCATCGCGCGCTGCATTGCCGGCCTCGAACACGAAACTAGCGGTGTGATCGAGTTCGATGGTGTTGCCCTGGCTCCGGGCCGCGCCACACGCACGCCCAAGCAAATGCAGATCGTGTTCCAAGATCCGTACTCCTCGCTCAACCCGATGATCAGTGTCGGGCGGTCGCTGAAGTTGGCGCTGCGGGTGGCTGGTCGCCCGGCATCCGACCTGAACGGCCTGCTGCAGTTGGTGGAACTGCCCACCGACTTTGCGAGCAAACGCCCCGCGGAACTCTCGGGTGGCCAACGCCAGCGAGTCGCAATTGCCCGCGCACTGGCGGTTCAGCCGCAGTTGCTGATCTGCGACGAATCGGTCTCGGCGCTCGATGTTTCGGTGCAAAAACAGATTCTCGACCTGCTCGCGAAACTCCGCTTCGAACTCGGTCTCTCGATCCTGTTCATCTCGCACGACCTTGCCGTGGTGCGTCAGCTCGCCGACCGCGTCTACGTGCTGCGCCACGGTGACGTTGTCGAGTCTGGCCTGTGCCACGACGTGCTCAACGCCCCGACTCATCCCTACACTCAGGCGCTCGTTGCGGCGTCGATTCACGAAGCACCCACTCACTGA
- a CDS encoding ABC transporter permease: MTSTEAIVLAKLPRSRRRHPVAVWLSLALLGAVAFLVLFGNLIAPDATAQSILDSLLPPGSPGHLLGTDELGRDVLALTIAGAASALVGPVCVALGSMVLGILLGTVSGYLRGPIDFIIGRWTDLLFSLPLLLAAIVVAGVFGAGYWMTVLLLILLFSPSDIRIVRAGVMEQAARPFVEAAQMLSLSKARIMFTQVLPNVWSLIITNSMLNVAFALVAFSSLSFLGVGVAPGTADWGRQLTDGRAIMIDNPAAVLVPALLIIGVASAANLVGDWLGQNLTRTGRS; this comes from the coding sequence GTGACCAGCACCGAAGCTATCGTCTTAGCGAAACTTCCCCGGTCGCGCCGCCGGCATCCGGTGGCCGTGTGGTTGTCACTCGCGTTACTCGGCGCTGTCGCCTTTTTGGTGCTCTTCGGCAACCTCATTGCCCCGGATGCCACCGCCCAGTCGATTCTCGATTCGCTCCTGCCACCGGGCAGCCCCGGCCACCTTCTCGGCACCGACGAACTCGGCCGTGACGTGCTTGCTCTGACGATCGCGGGAGCGGCATCCGCCCTCGTTGGTCCGGTGTGTGTTGCCCTCGGGTCGATGGTTCTCGGCATTCTGCTCGGCACGGTGTCTGGTTATCTTCGTGGGCCGATCGACTTCATTATTGGACGCTGGACTGACCTGCTGTTCTCGCTACCGCTGCTGCTGGCCGCGATTGTGGTCGCTGGCGTCTTCGGCGCTGGCTACTGGATGACCGTGCTGCTGTTGATCCTGCTGTTCTCGCCCTCGGACATCCGCATTGTGCGCGCCGGGGTCATGGAGCAGGCCGCGCGCCCCTTCGTGGAGGCGGCCCAAATGCTGTCGCTGTCGAAGGCGCGAATCATGTTCACACAAGTGCTGCCGAATGTCTGGTCGCTCATCATCACGAACTCGATGCTCAACGTGGCCTTCGCGCTCGTGGCGTTCTCGTCGCTGTCATTTTTGGGCGTCGGCGTTGCTCCGGGTACGGCCGACTGGGGGCGCCAGCTCACCGACGGTCGCGCCATCATGATCGACAACCCGGCCGCGGTTCTTGTGCCGGCGCTACTCATCATCGGCGTCGCTTCGGCCGCAAACCTCGTTGGTGACTGGCTCGGCCAAAACCTGACCAGAACGGGGCGCTCATGA